TCCGTTCTCGTCTTCAATACCGCCAGTTCGAAGTCAACCATTGCACGACAGGGCTGCAGCAAGGCCAAAAGTCGCACCACCTGTCTCACGAGATGGCACATCAAGGTGTGCTGATAGAAGCTCGAAATCACCACCGCTATCTCCTAACCCTGAAGAGGTGGAGATCAGCGCTTCTCGTCAGGCTGCACCCCGCCGAGTTCTTACACAACGGGCATCGTTAAAGGAGCTGCTGGCTGGTAATGAGCACAATCGGACTAGCGAATTTCCTCGGACTCGAGAACCTCTGTTAAGGAATCGTACGAAAGCCTCAAAGCCAGTGAAGATTCGACAACCGCCTCCCGAAGACGAGGTTGTTTCACTTCTCACTCAAGAGCCCGTAGCACCAAAACATCGTAGTGATGCAGCGGCGAATAGCTCACGCAAAGCCCGAGAACATCAGGATACCAATGCAGACAGACCGTCCAAAACCCGAACATCTGCGCCCAAACCGTCGTCGAAAACAATTGAATCTGACATAGGCGATGACGAAGCATTTCTCATGTGGTTGGCGAAAAGTGAAGATTCCCCAGCCTTGGACCAAACCCTGGCGCCACCTGCGGATAACCACCCACCACGCCCGAAGAAGGCAAGGGGTGATTCTGTCCCAGCAATACAAAGGCCTGCAAAGGAGTCTGCCCGGAAGGTCGCTCAACAGCCCatcgttgttgatgaagatgaagacgaggatgtgGAGGTACCGCATCAAAAGACCTCCCGAAACCGCCCCGAGAGCTCAAAAACGtccaaaagaaaagaggcgaGCACAGCGGAACATAATGGAATGAAGCGAACACTGAGTACCGATATAGCATCCGCAACAGAAACCGATACAGAAAAACCTCCTCCTGCGAAGGAACCGCGGACAGAGCTCAGGATCAGATCAAGGCAGCGGCGCGGGCTGCTCATGTTGGCTCAAAGGAACGAAGGAAGTCGACCAGGCTCAGCAGGAAGATCAGTTCTCCCCTCATCAGGAGCTGGAAGCACTATACAAAAATCATCGCATACCATCGTCCGCGCCGCTTCGATTTCAGAAGAACCCCCAGCAATTGAGAGGATTACGACAAAGACGACCGCTTCGAAAAAGCGACAAGACTCAGCTAAGCCGAGTGAGCTTCATCACTCCGTGGAGGAGCCCGATGACCAGTCAATCGCGATTCATAGCCCGAATACAGAAGAGGCGGCCTGTGAGAAGGATGCTGACAATGAATATGAGGTCCTGAAAGAGCCGGAGATCGAACTTGTACCGAGTGAAGATGCTATTTTAGTTAGTGAGCTTTCTGAAGATAGGAGATCCCCTACACCTCCTCGCCGACGGACAAATCCAGGCCGACGCACACGAAACAGGGTAGCCCCTGTCGTGCTCAGCGACAACGAGGTCGAAACCTCAGCATGCGACTCCCCAGCAATatccgatgatgaagaaggcttgTCTCTCACGTCGAAAGCTGGTCGAAAACCCGAGCCTAAGCCCAGCTCTGGCCCACGTATCACCAAGATGTCACGGAAAAGCGTCAAGAGCAGAGAAATTATTGGTTTTGTTATGCCAGATGAAGACTTTTCGATGGGTGGGTTCAACGTCGGTCATGCTGAGCTGACTGAGGTCAAAAAGCCAAGCAACGACCTGAAAGTAGCTGAAAAGCCTCCAGTGGAAGCTCGCGACACAACAGAGGCACCAGAAAACCATAAGTCTGTGGATGACAGACTTGAAGTGGAACAACTACAAATGAATGAGAAAGAGCCTGAAAAGGGGCAACCTccaacaaaagcaaagatACCCGGACCATCACGATCTTCAGCGAATACGAAGGAACCAGACATAGTACCGCGCTCCCCGAATAGTAGAGCATCTGAAGCAGAAGAACCTGCGTTGCAAGAAAAAGAGAGGGAGACCGAAATAGTATCAACCCCGACGAACGCAAAACAGCCCGCAATAGGTCAACCAGCAACGAGGGTGCACGAGCAGGAAACCAGCGCATCCGAATCAGGTTCGAGGGGCCCCAAGGTACAAGAATCCTC
The window above is part of the Fusarium musae strain F31 chromosome 6, whole genome shotgun sequence genome. Proteins encoded here:
- a CDS encoding hypothetical protein (EggNog:ENOG41), which gives rise to MTSVSIPTTALVVDFICLFTHDLKRKQKRWQDGVLKYHTFNKRVMVYDDRNHFIGDAHWQEGGDLEPGDEFELDRGAAIVQVSDCTGQREQDLTDLLDKRAREVEKRRTNAGTTRTPGSTAAVTQTPRNDQNAPHFQLRHRPLNDLVGGASRIGRAVISPHSPFEQRKMAESPGQQQDSPSEDARPSKRRRREESPPSKMGHARALFGTTLTLTPFSSSIPPVRSQPLHDRAAARPKVAPPVSRDGTSRCADRSSKSPPLSPNPEEVEISASRQAAPRRVLTQRASLKELLAGNEHNRTSEFPRTREPLLRNRTKASKPVKIRQPPPEDEVVSLLTQEPVAPKHRSDAAANSSRKAREHQDTNADRPSKTRTSAPKPSSKTIESDIGDDEAFLMWLAKSEDSPALDQTLAPPADNHPPRPKKARGDSVPAIQRPAKESARKVAQQPIVVDEDEDEDVEVPHQKTSRNRPESSKTSKRKEASTAEHNGMKRTLSTDIASATETDTEKPPPAKEPRTELRIRSRQRRGLLMLAQRNEGSRPGSAGRSVLPSSGAGSTIQKSSHTIVRAASISEEPPAIERITTKTTASKKRQDSAKPSELHHSVEEPDDQSIAIHSPNTEEAACEKDADNEYEVLKEPEIELVPSEDAILVSELSEDRRSPTPPRRRTNPGRRTRNRVAPVVLSDNEVETSACDSPAISDDEEGLSLTSKAGRKPEPKPSSGPRITKMSRKSVKSREIIGFVMPDEDFSMGGFNVGHAELTEVKKPSNDLKVAEKPPVEARDTTEAPENHKSVDDRLEVEQLQMNEKEPEKGQPPTKAKIPGPSRSSANTKEPDIVPRSPNSRASEAEEPALQEKERETEIVSTPTNAKQPAIGQPATRVHEQETSASESGSRGPKVQESSTKEKEAKEVQPATREEELGTAQPSTKDKNTEAKAPSTSGQRLEAAQPPANGKEQQKKQRPRIVNPATRGRKAARKQDAAGLPPQTLVQFESATSSRIAPVQPPKKMATPLNNVPQAELPVFCRANGGAWSRHAEDLLGMTRPTRRMPRR